Proteins encoded together in one Planctopirus ephydatiae window:
- a CDS encoding aminotransferase class I/II-fold pyridoxal phosphate-dependent enzyme encodes MRNESEVPLSDSAFSIPVADRLKRLPPYLFGKINKLKYQKRQAGIDVIDLGMGNPTDPPDPLITDKMKESLADPRNHRYSVANGIGNLRKEVAARYHRIYGARLNPDDEVIACLGSKEGFSHMCLALMGPGDTAIVPAPTFPIHAYSVMLAGGNVIQLDVREPHKFLENVAYTCEHLFPKPKLVIVNFPHNPSGTCIEQSFFDELVALAKKYKFLVISDFAYADICYDGYKAPSFLSTPGAIDVGVELTTMSKGFSMAGWRIGFCCGNREMVRALATIKGYYDYGIFQSIQIAAIVAMRHCESAVESIAKEYEHRRDALVDGLTRLGWEIERPKAGMFVWAKIPEPWAQMGSIDFSMKLLDEAGVAVSPGRGFGEEGEGYLRLALVENSQRLRQAVRAIGKCLKPETAATV; translated from the coding sequence ATGCGTAACGAATCCGAAGTTCCACTGTCTGACTCCGCTTTCTCGATCCCCGTGGCTGATCGTTTGAAGCGTCTGCCGCCCTACCTCTTCGGGAAGATCAACAAGCTCAAGTATCAGAAGCGGCAGGCAGGGATCGATGTCATCGATCTGGGCATGGGAAATCCCACCGATCCGCCCGACCCGCTCATCACCGACAAGATGAAGGAGTCGCTTGCCGATCCCCGCAATCACCGGTACTCGGTCGCCAACGGTATCGGTAACCTCCGCAAAGAAGTCGCTGCCCGTTACCACCGCATCTACGGTGCCCGCCTCAACCCGGACGACGAAGTCATCGCCTGCCTCGGTTCGAAGGAAGGCTTCAGCCACATGTGCCTGGCGCTGATGGGCCCTGGCGACACGGCGATTGTCCCCGCACCCACCTTTCCCATCCACGCTTATTCGGTGATGCTCGCCGGCGGCAACGTGATTCAGCTTGATGTTCGCGAGCCGCACAAGTTCCTCGAAAACGTCGCCTATACCTGCGAACATCTCTTCCCGAAGCCAAAGCTGGTGATCGTCAACTTCCCGCACAACCCATCAGGCACCTGCATCGAGCAGAGCTTCTTTGATGAACTGGTCGCGCTGGCCAAGAAGTACAAATTCCTCGTCATCAGCGATTTTGCCTACGCCGACATCTGCTATGACGGCTACAAGGCTCCCAGCTTCCTCTCGACACCTGGCGCGATCGATGTGGGTGTCGAACTGACGACCATGTCCAAGGGCTTCAGCATGGCGGGCTGGCGCATCGGCTTCTGCTGCGGGAACCGCGAAATGGTCCGTGCTCTCGCCACCATCAAGGGCTATTACGACTACGGCATCTTCCAGTCGATCCAGATCGCAGCCATCGTCGCCATGCGTCACTGCGAATCAGCCGTCGAAAGCATCGCCAAAGAATACGAACACCGCCGCGATGCCCTTGTCGATGGCCTGACTCGCCTCGGCTGGGAAATCGAACGACCAAAAGCGGGCATGTTCGTGTGGGCCAAGATCCCCGAGCCATGGGCCCAGATGGGTTCGATCGACTTCTCGATGAAGCTCTTGGATGAAGCCGGCGTGGCTGTCTCACCGGGCCGTGGCTTCGGCGAAGAAGGCGAAGGCTATCTGCGTCTGGCCCTCGTCGAGAACTCCCAGCGCCTAAGGCAAGCCGTCCGCGCGATCGGCAAGTGCCTCAAGCCCGAAACCGCCGCCACGGTGTAA
- a CDS encoding DUF1559 family PulG-like putative transporter: MKKFSLNARKGFTLIELLVVISIIAILIALLLPALQSAREAARKTQCKNNLRQIGIGLNAFADTDPGDRLCTGQFDRFRDGCVDTYGWTADLVRVNAGKANEMRCPANPLRGSEKLNDLLRGNVSSNSSAPLVDRSDACNRDSVCFAINSSGGSGSAVAPFVAQLLKDGHNSNYSSSWFMARSNFKTTNSGNDPFVLANFTTAGAAPAAVVGGTTCLTPVPSNQIYRQGLKEFQNTVGPITRRFLEGADVPSNNVPMLGDAAPGDINEAVLSDNITDSEGKLVDPALTAGARLGETANDGPARITAATNRLTTLVTNDVPTAALAYTGYPTAGTAVTTAVVANYSPAVTTQVWMLQDTRDWYAVHQASANILMADGSVREIIDLNGDKFLNPGFNYDMTTPPSAESQGYTSNVTEINSFEVFCGPTLAIRVVTKGRFEE; this comes from the coding sequence ATGAAGAAGTTTTCTCTGAACGCTCGCAAGGGTTTCACCCTGATCGAGCTCCTCGTGGTGATCTCGATCATCGCGATCCTCATCGCTCTCCTGTTGCCTGCTCTGCAGTCAGCTCGCGAAGCTGCCCGTAAGACACAGTGCAAAAACAACCTGCGTCAGATTGGCATTGGTCTCAACGCCTTTGCTGATACCGATCCAGGCGATCGCCTCTGCACCGGTCAGTTCGACCGTTTCCGCGATGGCTGCGTTGATACCTACGGCTGGACAGCCGACCTCGTCCGCGTGAACGCTGGTAAGGCCAACGAAATGCGTTGCCCAGCCAACCCACTCCGCGGTTCGGAAAAGCTGAATGACCTCCTCCGTGGTAACGTCAGCTCGAACAGCTCTGCACCACTGGTTGATCGCTCCGATGCTTGCAACCGCGACAGCGTTTGCTTTGCCATCAATTCATCAGGTGGTTCTGGTTCAGCTGTTGCTCCGTTTGTTGCCCAGCTCCTTAAGGACGGTCACAACAGCAACTACTCTTCCAGCTGGTTCATGGCTCGTTCGAACTTCAAGACCACCAACAGTGGTAACGATCCATTCGTCCTCGCCAACTTCACAACTGCTGGTGCTGCTCCAGCCGCTGTGGTTGGTGGCACAACTTGCCTCACGCCAGTTCCATCAAACCAGATTTATCGTCAGGGTCTGAAGGAATTCCAGAACACCGTTGGCCCCATCACCCGTCGTTTCCTCGAAGGTGCTGACGTTCCTTCGAACAACGTGCCAATGCTCGGCGATGCCGCTCCTGGCGATATCAACGAAGCTGTGCTCTCTGACAACATCACCGACAGCGAAGGCAAGCTCGTTGATCCTGCTTTGACTGCCGGTGCTCGTCTCGGCGAAACTGCTAACGACGGTCCTGCTCGTATCACTGCAGCAACCAATCGTTTGACCACTCTCGTGACCAACGACGTTCCAACAGCTGCACTTGCTTACACCGGTTACCCAACCGCTGGTACCGCTGTGACCACAGCAGTTGTCGCCAATTATTCCCCAGCCGTGACCACACAGGTCTGGATGCTGCAGGATACTCGCGATTGGTATGCCGTTCACCAGGCTTCAGCCAACATTCTGATGGCTGACGGTTCGGTTCGTGAAATCATCGACCTGAACGGGGACAAGTTCCTCAACCCAGGTTTCAATTACGACATGACCACACCGCCTTCGGCTGAATCGCAGGGTTACACCAGCAACGTCACCGAAATCAACAGCTTCGAAGTCTTCTGCGGTCCAACACTCGCTATCCGCGTTGTGACCAAGGGTCGTTTCGAAGAGTAA
- a CDS encoding HEAT repeat domain-containing protein, with protein sequence MEAFGNDAIRVSCECGAKFRTKSETAGRKVKCPKCGSAVVVPGGQSETTGPALVEKRKFAELAKEIASLPPLLATENDPSTSVKNSAEMPAVESGTKIESGSKPGQTSSGSTTKRKKLSKSRLAKLLKAIEPKESASSEDAEKRRQAVLELGMAQNEGLWAELEKLKNDSWIVVREAVATALGDLGQPEATPALIEMFDDEVPEVRRNAIASIGKLRDARACRAMIVMALQEPHFRFASLDAITKMGTAATGSLQQILQEKDPGYALEAAVVAGRTRDTKLIEPLLKLLGNSFAIVRGQAAESLGQIGDKKATGPLCKLLEDPEQGVRVAAAGALARLSDPRSVPSLLKGLSQDDADVLERVITALGEIGDAQAASHLLPLIDHLQAEIRGAAAEALGKIGASESASPLTRLLHDTDEAVRLKAIAAFRKFKASIAVTPLLNLLMDPNSQIRLRAVDTLGEIADESAVDNLIHTLHNDGTMEVRQMAAKALGAIGSADGIEPLEQALEDEFPVRCRAITSLGQIGASASLPALLAMLKDSVPEVRYHTTQALADLGNANALKPLEELLSDEHPMVRRGAAKALVKLGDPRGESLLDEKKLASFKKKRSGPKFNFSSLEPTAFIEAIKAAPPAVAIGVIAVPALLLIGFAAMSLGIFSGGKASVVVRGRPATVNFTLDGKSVIVGFNKGVVEVWPVTGGSPSSKSVYGNFASSLFATGTNGTLLSLADKQVSTLSGGKATPVAGLPSASIQAIVSPNGKHAAAIGSDGSITIVDLEKAKPLQAIQLNTKTLTCLGLANGGGEIVGGRKDGSVTIWETQSGKVVSELKLGTIVPAGIGFNPAGDKLVVANLRGGVGIYDIKTRKRLNDLPFEGKTAPIFASASFVGGNDDLVLLTGSSGLTTWKISSNEVKAVSDFGLTGAIGGMAISPTGEHLALMDSDSADVIVVNLPSLEVASILSVQAGR encoded by the coding sequence ATGGAAGCCTTTGGTAATGATGCCATTCGAGTTTCCTGCGAATGCGGAGCCAAGTTCCGTACCAAGAGCGAAACGGCTGGCAGAAAGGTCAAATGCCCCAAGTGTGGTTCAGCCGTGGTCGTACCCGGTGGCCAGTCGGAAACGACCGGGCCTGCGCTCGTTGAAAAACGAAAATTTGCTGAACTGGCCAAAGAAATTGCCAGTTTGCCACCTCTGTTAGCAACCGAAAATGATCCCTCGACCAGCGTGAAAAACTCCGCAGAAATGCCCGCTGTCGAATCGGGAACCAAAATTGAAAGTGGTTCCAAGCCCGGACAAACTTCATCGGGCAGCACGACCAAAAGGAAAAAGTTATCAAAATCACGCCTGGCGAAGTTGTTGAAAGCCATTGAACCCAAAGAGAGTGCCAGTTCGGAAGATGCCGAAAAACGCCGACAGGCCGTTCTGGAACTGGGCATGGCCCAGAATGAAGGGCTGTGGGCTGAGCTGGAGAAACTCAAAAACGATAGCTGGATTGTTGTTCGTGAGGCTGTCGCCACGGCATTAGGTGATCTGGGTCAACCAGAGGCTACGCCCGCTCTGATCGAAATGTTCGATGATGAAGTTCCGGAGGTGCGACGCAATGCGATTGCCTCAATCGGAAAACTGCGCGATGCCAGAGCCTGTCGAGCGATGATTGTGATGGCATTGCAGGAGCCTCACTTCCGCTTTGCTTCACTCGACGCCATCACCAAAATGGGGACGGCAGCCACTGGGTCGTTGCAGCAGATTCTGCAGGAGAAAGACCCGGGCTATGCTCTTGAAGCCGCCGTTGTGGCTGGGCGGACACGCGATACGAAGCTGATTGAACCATTACTGAAACTGCTCGGAAATTCGTTTGCGATTGTTCGTGGTCAAGCTGCGGAAAGCCTTGGACAGATTGGCGACAAGAAAGCCACCGGGCCACTTTGCAAACTTCTGGAAGATCCTGAACAGGGTGTACGAGTCGCAGCAGCCGGTGCCTTGGCAAGGCTGTCTGATCCGCGTTCAGTCCCCAGCCTGCTCAAGGGATTATCACAGGATGATGCCGATGTTCTGGAACGGGTGATTACCGCCCTGGGAGAGATCGGTGATGCCCAGGCGGCTTCTCATCTATTGCCACTGATTGATCATCTTCAAGCGGAAATTCGTGGAGCTGCCGCTGAAGCGCTCGGCAAAATTGGTGCCTCCGAATCAGCTTCGCCTTTGACACGTCTGCTGCACGATACGGATGAAGCTGTCCGTCTTAAGGCGATTGCTGCTTTTCGCAAGTTTAAGGCGAGCATCGCGGTGACTCCTCTGCTGAACTTGCTGATGGATCCGAATTCTCAGATCCGCCTGCGCGCTGTGGACACATTAGGGGAAATTGCCGACGAATCGGCCGTCGATAACCTGATCCATACTCTGCACAATGATGGCACGATGGAAGTCCGGCAGATGGCCGCCAAGGCGTTGGGGGCGATTGGCTCTGCCGATGGAATTGAACCTCTCGAACAAGCCCTGGAAGATGAGTTCCCGGTTCGCTGTCGGGCCATTACCTCTTTAGGTCAGATTGGCGCATCGGCTTCGTTGCCCGCCTTACTGGCGATGCTCAAAGATTCTGTGCCAGAAGTGCGCTATCACACGACACAGGCTTTAGCCGATCTTGGGAATGCGAATGCTCTCAAACCCCTCGAAGAACTGCTTTCCGACGAACACCCCATGGTTCGTCGCGGGGCTGCCAAGGCACTGGTGAAGCTGGGAGATCCTCGAGGAGAATCGTTACTCGATGAAAAGAAACTCGCCAGCTTCAAGAAGAAACGCTCCGGGCCCAAATTCAATTTCTCTTCACTGGAGCCCACGGCGTTCATCGAAGCGATTAAAGCGGCACCACCGGCAGTGGCGATTGGTGTGATTGCAGTTCCGGCACTGCTGCTGATTGGCTTTGCCGCCATGAGTCTGGGAATTTTCAGCGGTGGGAAAGCCAGCGTGGTGGTTCGTGGCCGCCCGGCAACGGTGAACTTTACCCTCGATGGGAAATCAGTCATTGTCGGCTTCAATAAAGGAGTGGTCGAAGTCTGGCCAGTGACTGGTGGGTCACCTTCATCGAAATCAGTTTATGGCAATTTCGCGTCGAGCCTGTTTGCGACAGGGACTAACGGTACGTTGTTGAGTCTGGCCGATAAACAGGTCTCGACACTTTCTGGTGGCAAGGCGACTCCTGTGGCTGGCCTGCCTTCGGCATCCATCCAGGCTATCGTGTCGCCGAATGGTAAGCATGCCGCAGCTATTGGGTCGGACGGGTCGATCACCATTGTCGATCTCGAGAAGGCGAAGCCACTGCAGGCGATTCAGCTCAACACGAAAACGTTGACCTGCCTCGGCCTCGCCAACGGTGGTGGTGAAATTGTCGGTGGACGTAAAGACGGCAGCGTCACAATCTGGGAGACACAATCGGGTAAGGTGGTGTCTGAGTTGAAACTGGGGACGATTGTCCCAGCAGGGATCGGATTTAATCCTGCCGGAGACAAGCTCGTGGTCGCCAATCTCCGCGGTGGAGTCGGTATTTATGATATCAAGACCCGTAAGCGACTGAATGATCTGCCATTCGAAGGCAAAACAGCACCGATCTTTGCCAGTGCGAGCTTTGTGGGAGGTAATGATGATCTGGTACTGCTGACTGGAAGCAGTGGGCTGACGACCTGGAAAATCTCCAGCAATGAAGTCAAAGCGGTTTCAGATTTTGGTCTCACAGGAGCCATTGGCGGTATGGCAATCAGCCCGACTGGAGAGCATCTGGCATTGATGGATAGCGATTCCGCCGATGTTATCGTTGTGAATTTACCCTCTTTGGAAGTGGCTTCCATTCTTAGTGTCCAGGCTGGCCGGTAA
- a CDS encoding coiled-coil domain-containing protein: MSNGKLSFVIWMGIVWILCEGVQPEMASADQKSRANSRDEKRENEAVKEARQDLDKAKDRLKDEEKQLRAARADFQKAEQERKQAASALQKLREQVEEKYEQETGLLAARQNLKQLTTERDRILGPIVQSIRQRETGLSAGLKQAEEKLSRATTLDERKGAAKQIAEYQAQFRQLEAAAIEADPRAKELSRKVTLQEQQVQTANQKLDRIIERDSQLKAAEQKFAASRKAEDAAEQAVSKASRDVAQAQAGVDRAEKQLAQKVAQDRKDKNRK; encoded by the coding sequence ATGTCGAACGGGAAGCTTTCATTTGTCATATGGATGGGGATCGTTTGGATTCTGTGTGAGGGCGTGCAGCCGGAGATGGCCAGTGCCGATCAGAAAAGTCGCGCGAACTCTCGCGACGAGAAACGCGAAAACGAGGCGGTGAAAGAAGCCCGGCAGGATCTCGATAAAGCCAAAGACCGCTTGAAAGACGAAGAGAAGCAGTTGCGGGCTGCCAGGGCTGATTTTCAAAAGGCCGAGCAGGAACGGAAGCAGGCGGCCAGCGCGCTCCAGAAACTTCGCGAGCAAGTCGAAGAGAAATACGAACAGGAAACGGGTTTATTAGCAGCCCGGCAAAATCTGAAGCAGCTGACAACGGAGAGAGATCGAATCCTCGGGCCGATTGTGCAGTCGATTCGTCAGCGAGAAACAGGATTGAGTGCCGGGTTGAAGCAGGCTGAAGAAAAACTTTCCCGAGCGACGACGTTGGATGAGCGAAAGGGAGCGGCGAAGCAGATCGCTGAGTATCAGGCACAGTTTCGACAGCTCGAAGCGGCTGCTATTGAAGCCGATCCTCGAGCGAAAGAGTTGTCTCGGAAAGTCACGCTGCAGGAGCAGCAGGTGCAAACGGCCAATCAGAAGCTGGATCGAATCATCGAGCGAGATAGCCAGCTCAAAGCGGCCGAGCAGAAGTTTGCAGCGAGCCGCAAAGCTGAAGATGCTGCGGAACAGGCGGTGAGCAAAGCGTCACGGGATGTGGCCCAGGCTCAAGCCGGTGTGGACCGTGCGGAGAAGCAACTCGCTCAGAAAGTGGCCCAGGATCGCAAGGATAAGAATCGTAAATAG
- a CDS encoding efflux RND transporter permease subunit, translating to MLSRFFIDRPIFANVIAIVTMILGGVALFRLPVEQYPSITPPTVQVTATYPGANAQVLSDTVAAPIEQQVNGVEGMLYMSSTCASDGTYTLTVTFEVGANLDMAQVLVQNRVSQAEPRLPEDVRRQGINVKKQSTAIIQVVTLTSDEGKFDSLYLSNYATLSIRDELARIYGVGEIQVFGSSDYGMRVWLDPNKLKARNLSASDVVAAIQEQNVQVAAGQLGAAPAPVGQDFEYTITTLGRLSDVEAFNDIIVKTAPGNGGRLTRVRDVARVELGGQLYNLYCEKSGIPAAGLAIFQLPGANSLNVAHDVKKVMAKLEKDFPKGLNYDIPFDTTKFVEEAIAEVYKTLFEAGVLVLIVILVFLQDWRAVLVPATTVPVTIIGAFALMWAMGFSVNMLTLFGLVLAIGIVVDDAIVIVENAAHHIEHDHLAPREATIVAMGEILGPIIGITLVLMAVFLPTAGMQGITGQLYRQFALTIAATALISAVNALTLKPAQCAVYLRPVAPKKNIFYRGFNAVYDFFEGIYVSIVKLLVRAPFFSMIAYIAIVTSTVLLFRSLPTGFLPTEDQGYLVVGCQLPDGASQERTKAVLQKMNKILGSTPGIENWVTIGGQSLLDQAASSNAATIYVTLKEWSHRQSPEESLFGVLGSLYGQFATIDDAITFAFPPPAILGLGTAGGFEMQLQDRGGAGLVQLQNMAQIISADANQQTALTQVNSTFRAQIPQIYLDIDRVKAKSLDVPLAEIFGTLQAELGSAYVNDFNLFGRTYQVRIQADAQFRVEKTDITRLQVRNRAGQMVPLGSLVEVRDALGPQIIRRYNLYPAAAINGQAAPGFSSGQALDIMEQMAERLLPKTMGFEWTGISYQERKVGNESVYVLGLAVLLVYLVLAAQYESWTSPAAVILVVPLGLVGSGLALLARGMDNNVYTQIGLVLIIALASKNAILIVEFARDLRHKGASILDAAVDASRLRFRPILMTSFAFILGVYPLVVAQGAGAASRQALGTAVFGGMITSTILAVFFTPVFYVVMQSLSEGYAGLRGKPVRTGPPSTEAAQSAATHPQQPASH from the coding sequence TTGCTCTCCCGATTTTTTATTGATCGTCCCATTTTCGCCAACGTCATTGCCATTGTCACGATGATCCTGGGCGGCGTGGCTTTGTTTCGACTTCCTGTTGAGCAGTATCCCTCCATCACGCCACCCACGGTGCAGGTGACGGCGACCTATCCCGGTGCCAATGCTCAGGTGCTGTCAGACACCGTCGCTGCGCCCATCGAACAGCAGGTGAATGGTGTCGAAGGCATGCTCTACATGTCCTCCACATGTGCCAGTGATGGGACATACACTTTGACCGTCACGTTTGAAGTGGGGGCCAATCTCGATATGGCGCAGGTGCTGGTACAGAACCGCGTCTCTCAAGCCGAGCCGAGACTGCCTGAAGATGTTCGCCGCCAGGGGATCAACGTCAAGAAACAGTCTACGGCCATTATTCAGGTAGTGACGCTGACCAGCGATGAGGGAAAGTTTGACAGTCTCTATCTGTCGAACTATGCCACCTTGTCGATTCGCGATGAGTTGGCCCGTATTTATGGTGTCGGCGAAATTCAGGTCTTCGGCTCCAGCGATTACGGGATGCGTGTCTGGCTAGACCCCAACAAGTTAAAGGCACGCAATCTTTCGGCCTCTGATGTCGTCGCTGCCATTCAAGAACAGAACGTCCAGGTGGCAGCCGGTCAATTGGGTGCTGCACCAGCGCCAGTGGGACAGGATTTCGAATACACAATTACCACACTGGGTCGATTGAGCGATGTCGAGGCCTTTAACGACATCATCGTTAAGACTGCTCCAGGAAATGGTGGCCGCCTGACGCGTGTGCGAGATGTGGCCCGTGTGGAACTGGGCGGGCAGCTCTATAACCTGTATTGCGAAAAGAGCGGGATTCCCGCTGCCGGCCTGGCGATCTTCCAGCTTCCCGGGGCGAACTCCCTCAATGTGGCCCATGACGTGAAGAAAGTCATGGCGAAACTGGAGAAGGACTTCCCCAAGGGGCTCAACTACGACATTCCGTTCGATACGACCAAGTTCGTCGAAGAGGCCATTGCCGAAGTCTACAAAACGCTGTTTGAAGCAGGCGTTCTGGTGTTGATCGTGATTCTGGTCTTTCTGCAGGATTGGCGGGCCGTGCTGGTCCCGGCGACCACTGTTCCCGTGACAATCATTGGTGCCTTTGCCCTGATGTGGGCGATGGGCTTTTCAGTCAACATGCTGACTCTCTTCGGTCTGGTGCTGGCGATTGGGATCGTTGTCGATGACGCCATTGTGATCGTCGAAAACGCGGCCCATCACATTGAGCACGACCATCTGGCACCGCGCGAAGCGACGATTGTGGCGATGGGGGAAATTCTGGGGCCGATTATTGGCATTACGCTTGTGCTGATGGCGGTCTTCCTCCCCACAGCCGGTATGCAGGGGATTACCGGCCAGCTTTATCGTCAGTTCGCGTTAACGATCGCTGCGACCGCACTGATCAGTGCGGTGAATGCACTCACGTTAAAGCCGGCTCAATGTGCGGTTTATCTGAGACCGGTGGCGCCCAAGAAGAATATCTTCTATCGCGGGTTTAATGCTGTTTATGATTTCTTCGAAGGAATTTATGTCAGTATTGTCAAGCTGCTGGTGAGAGCACCGTTTTTTTCGATGATCGCCTACATAGCGATTGTGACCAGCACGGTTTTGCTGTTCCGCAGTTTGCCGACAGGCTTTCTGCCGACGGAAGACCAGGGCTATCTGGTTGTGGGTTGCCAATTGCCCGATGGGGCTTCTCAAGAGCGAACTAAAGCCGTTCTCCAGAAGATGAATAAGATTCTGGGGAGTACTCCTGGTATTGAAAACTGGGTGACCATTGGTGGGCAGTCGCTGCTCGATCAGGCCGCCTCGTCCAATGCCGCCACGATCTATGTCACTTTGAAAGAGTGGAGCCATCGTCAGTCGCCAGAGGAAAGTTTGTTTGGCGTTCTGGGTTCATTATATGGCCAGTTCGCCACGATTGATGATGCGATTACCTTTGCCTTTCCACCACCTGCCATTCTGGGCTTAGGTACGGCTGGCGGATTCGAAATGCAGTTGCAGGATCGTGGTGGAGCCGGATTGGTTCAACTGCAGAATATGGCGCAGATCATCTCGGCTGATGCCAATCAGCAGACAGCGCTGACACAGGTGAACAGCACCTTCCGCGCACAGATTCCGCAGATCTATTTAGATATTGACCGCGTGAAGGCCAAATCGCTCGATGTCCCGCTGGCTGAAATTTTTGGAACATTGCAGGCGGAACTCGGTTCAGCTTATGTGAACGATTTCAATCTGTTTGGCCGAACCTATCAGGTCCGTATCCAGGCCGATGCTCAATTCCGCGTGGAAAAAACAGATATTACTCGACTGCAGGTTCGCAATCGAGCCGGGCAGATGGTTCCTTTAGGCTCGCTGGTCGAAGTGCGTGATGCGTTGGGGCCGCAGATTATCCGCCGATATAACCTCTATCCGGCGGCAGCGATTAACGGTCAGGCGGCTCCCGGTTTCAGCTCAGGTCAGGCACTCGATATCATGGAGCAGATGGCAGAGCGACTGCTCCCTAAAACGATGGGCTTTGAATGGACCGGAATTTCCTATCAGGAGCGTAAAGTCGGGAATGAATCAGTTTACGTTCTGGGGCTCGCCGTGCTGCTGGTGTACCTGGTGCTGGCCGCTCAGTACGAAAGCTGGACGAGTCCAGCGGCTGTGATTCTCGTGGTCCCTTTGGGCCTGGTTGGTTCAGGATTGGCACTTCTGGCACGCGGAATGGACAATAACGTCTACACTCAAATTGGGCTGGTGCTCATCATCGCTCTGGCGAGTAAAAACGCGATTTTGATTGTCGAGTTTGCCCGTGATTTGAGGCATAAAGGGGCTAGTATTCTCGATGCGGCGGTTGATGCTTCGAGACTGCGCTTCCGCCCGATTCTGATGACTTCGTTTGCGTTTATTCTCGGGGTCTACCCACTGGTCGTGGCTCAGGGGGCTGGTGCAGCCAGTCGGCAGGCTTTAGGGACGGCCGTCTTTGGCGGGATGATCACCTCAACCATACTTGCGGTCTTCTTTACGCCAGTCTTTTATGTGGTAATGCAGAGTTTGAGTGAAGGCTATGCCGGTTTGCGAGGCAAACCCGTCCGCACAGGGCCACCTTCAACGGAAGCTGCCCAGTCTGCCGCGACTCACCCCCAGCAGCCGGCGAGCCACTGA
- a CDS encoding acyltransferase family protein: MEIATLSSMPTPLETSAARLPALDGLRGVAILGVLFSKAQLTPGFPSEFHLRWGHIVGSASVDLFFVVSGYLITMLLLAEKDRTRQISLGAFYWRRALRIIPAFLALLTALWLLDGHSDVEMRHIDWLSAATYTVNFIPESSWDAGHLWSLSIEEHFYLLWPLMVVLLSESQLRKLLVALIVGTLLLRGVVLATQPQEASILEVWTIFRWDTIAAGCWLALGLRHEATRTRLMNFAVSPWALPATITVLIVSLGLNLSNKLGLTIGYSLTAIAWAALILLALQRSSSLPGGYSRHQSLEIKGLWIRVLQSRFLVTIGILSYSLYLWHRLFLRAETSQSWLHFPVNLACLTLAAVACHWLIERPFLLLKNSWKSQPTTEQTLPWGSSAPVDGLV; the protein is encoded by the coding sequence ATGGAGATTGCAACCCTATCGAGTATGCCCACACCATTAGAAACATCCGCTGCACGACTTCCCGCACTCGATGGACTGCGCGGCGTGGCGATATTGGGCGTGCTCTTCTCGAAAGCCCAGTTGACACCTGGCTTCCCCAGCGAATTTCACCTTCGCTGGGGACATATCGTGGGATCGGCCTCTGTTGATCTCTTCTTTGTCGTCAGTGGCTATCTCATTACGATGTTGCTGCTGGCGGAAAAAGATCGCACCCGCCAAATTTCTCTAGGGGCATTCTACTGGCGGCGTGCACTGCGAATTATTCCCGCTTTCCTCGCACTGTTGACAGCTCTCTGGCTACTCGATGGTCACAGTGACGTGGAAATGCGACATATCGACTGGCTATCAGCGGCTACCTACACAGTCAATTTCATCCCCGAAAGCAGTTGGGATGCCGGGCATTTGTGGTCGCTTTCGATTGAAGAACATTTTTATCTCCTCTGGCCACTCATGGTCGTGCTCCTCTCCGAATCGCAACTTCGCAAGCTTCTTGTGGCTTTGATCGTAGGAACACTTCTGCTGCGCGGAGTCGTTCTGGCCACCCAACCGCAAGAGGCATCCATTCTGGAAGTCTGGACGATTTTCCGCTGGGATACGATTGCCGCCGGCTGCTGGCTGGCACTTGGCCTGCGGCATGAGGCAACACGCACTCGGCTCATGAACTTTGCCGTATCCCCATGGGCCTTACCGGCGACAATCACCGTACTGATTGTCTCACTCGGATTGAATCTGTCCAACAAACTCGGGCTGACAATTGGTTACAGCCTGACGGCCATTGCCTGGGCCGCCCTGATTCTCCTGGCACTTCAGCGGTCATCATCCCTGCCAGGCGGATATTCGAGACATCAGTCGCTGGAAATTAAAGGCTTGTGGATTCGTGTGCTGCAAAGCCGTTTCCTCGTAACGATTGGCATTTTAAGTTACAGCCTTTATCTGTGGCATCGCCTGTTTCTTCGCGCAGAGACAAGTCAAAGCTGGTTGCATTTCCCCGTCAATCTGGCTTGTCTCACACTGGCAGCCGTTGCCTGCCACTGGCTGATTGAAAGACCTTTCCTGCTGCTCAAAAATTCCTGGAAGTCTCAACCCACAACCGAACAAACTCTCCCCTGGGGTTCCAGCGCACCGGTCGATGGCCTGGTTTAG